One segment of Clostridium botulinum DNA contains the following:
- a CDS encoding N-acetylmuramoyl-L-alanine amidase family protein gives MIKRISKLTGLVIMATTIVSILPTTYANAAVKLQTLDGNMDSVQAFDGGKYLFNGYKEENPDNEIYFFDGTKDKEIKSLNGNFEKYGNNFVNFINNDKLFNLKTGNIEEDNIEDKKLYLELNFKKSVINKVDRYSDTKNLVYANTVTKDNFDELWFEYKLQNDDGSKSFNLFISESGKYIDTSENLNIVHYSKDGTKIKLNTFEDLESNGYTVKFENALFQDNNYIYRLATITNKTDSTDTTTYMQKISKSQGELKNGAYLPKEVSSYSLGSTTASEITPNKSENFSVNIINNSIQTVKVTNNEMTILKYDFVREKDNSENSVTSDRISMIKKDEDYKSFKNQKITSYDIDKNGTVWILYKGNIQRVVNDTLETMYAVDRDMNKISVYDENDIVVWNSDENIYSTVGGTTLRIGWVQYADGTWSYLKEDTSKSTGWVKDSNKWYYLDSNGVMQTGWLLDGGKWYYLTASGAMQTGWLFDNGSWYYLNQSGAMENDGWLKVDNTWYYLNSNGSLKTNSWLLDKNLWYYLDSSGAMVTNTVIDGYKIGSKGFWVK, from the coding sequence ATGATAAAAAGAATAAGTAAATTAACAGGATTAGTTATAATGGCTACAACAATTGTTTCAATTTTACCTACAACATATGCAAATGCTGCAGTAAAATTACAAACTTTAGATGGAAACATGGATTCTGTACAAGCTTTCGATGGAGGAAAATATTTATTCAATGGTTATAAGGAGGAAAATCCTGATAATGAAATTTACTTTTTTGACGGAACAAAAGATAAAGAAATAAAAAGTTTAAATGGAAATTTCGAAAAATACGGAAATAACTTCGTTAATTTTATAAATAATGATAAACTTTTTAATTTAAAAACTGGAAATATTGAAGAAGATAATATAGAAGATAAAAAATTATATCTAGAGTTAAATTTTAAGAAATCAGTAATAAATAAAGTGGATAGATATAGCGATACTAAAAATTTAGTTTATGCAAATACAGTAACTAAAGATAATTTTGATGAACTATGGTTTGAATATAAACTTCAAAATGATGATGGATCTAAATCATTTAACTTATTTATTAGTGAATCTGGAAAATATATTGATACATCAGAAAATTTAAATATTGTTCATTATTCTAAAGATGGTACAAAAATCAAATTAAATACTTTTGAAGATTTAGAATCTAATGGATATACTGTAAAATTTGAAAATGCATTATTCCAAGATAACAACTATATTTATAGACTTGCAACTATAACAAACAAAACAGATTCTACTGATACTACTACTTATATGCAAAAAATAAGTAAATCACAAGGTGAATTAAAAAATGGTGCATATCTTCCTAAAGAAGTATCAAGTTATAGTCTAGGAAGTACTACTGCATCTGAAATAACTCCAAACAAATCTGAAAATTTCTCAGTAAATATAATTAATAATTCAATACAAACTGTAAAAGTAACTAATAATGAAATGACTATTTTAAAATATGATTTTGTTAGAGAAAAAGATAATAGCGAAAATTCAGTTACTTCTGATAGAATAAGTATGATAAAAAAAGATGAGGATTATAAATCTTTTAAAAATCAAAAAATAACTAGCTATGATATTGATAAAAATGGTACTGTATGGATTCTTTATAAAGGTAATATTCAAAGAGTAGTTAATGATACTTTAGAAACTATGTATGCTGTTGATAGAGATATGAATAAGATATCTGTATATGATGAAAATGACATTGTTGTTTGGAATTCTGATGAAAATATATACTCAACAGTCGGTGGGACAACCTTAAGAATAGGCTGGGTACAATATGCTGATGGAACTTGGTCTTATTTAAAGGAAGACACAAGTAAATCTACTGGATGGGTAAAAGATTCTAACAAATGGTATTACTTAGATTCAAATGGTGTTATGCAAACTGGCTGGTTACTTGACGGTGGAAAATGGTACTATTTAACTGCATCTGGTGCTATGCAAACTGGTTGGTTATTTGATAACGGTAGCTGGTATTATTTAAATCAATCAGGTGCTATGGAAAATGATGGATGGTTAAAAGTTGATAATACTTGGTATTACTTAAATTCAAATGGATCTTTAAAAACTAACTCTTGGTTACTTGATAAAAATTTATGGTACTATCTTGATTCATCTGGAGCAATGGTTACAAATACAGTTATTGATGGATATAAAATTGGATCAAAAGGTTTTTGGGTTAAATAG
- a CDS encoding methyl-accepting chemotaxis protein yields the protein MLKYIKNQKIRKKLSIAFMSVMIFFVISVITAFTALFMVGSSMKNFYEKPYKNMMLQMEIRKDVQAVGKYVLWATSTTDEKETNEFVSKAKEFAENIEANIIKLKENFPDKDLISELTKDVNVLTKARSEVIDLAAKYDNNGALKLYNSNYSVAADNLQNTLISIGKYTNEKAQNSYLTSNIIKNIAFIILAIVSFISLGVCMYMLKILTRLLIEPIDELEKAANSLQNGELDIVIEYKSSDEFGNLAESFRTTCDFLKTVILDLNNILEELTKGNFRVESSCEEVYVGKFVEIKNSIIKIVQSFNETFYEIKEATEQVKGGAEQVAATSQTLSQGSTEQASGIEELTASISEINEKVKNSTNHAKNTNKIASNLAIQIEDSNKQMNEMIIAMNEIENSSKNIKKIINTIDSIAEQTNLLALNAAIEAARAGEAGKGFSVVAEEVRKLAEESSEAVKNTAELIENSIESVEKGKIIADTTAISLKEVVEHTKEAVELVNNITQLSEEQSISIEQIHGGIDQIADVVQSNSAIAEESAAASEELSAQAETLQEMISKFKLR from the coding sequence ATGTTAAAGTACATCAAAAATCAAAAAATTAGAAAAAAATTATCAATTGCCTTCATGTCAGTTATGATATTTTTTGTAATATCTGTTATTACAGCTTTTACCGCTTTATTTATGGTGGGAAGTAGTATGAAAAATTTTTATGAAAAACCATATAAGAATATGATGTTACAAATGGAAATACGAAAAGATGTTCAAGCAGTTGGAAAATATGTATTGTGGGCTACTTCAACTACTGATGAAAAGGAAACAAATGAATTTGTTTCAAAAGCAAAAGAGTTTGCTGAAAATATAGAAGCTAATATTATAAAATTAAAAGAAAATTTTCCTGATAAAGATCTAATATCAGAACTTACTAAAGATGTAAATGTATTAACGAAAGCAAGGTCAGAAGTAATAGATTTAGCTGCTAAATATGATAATAATGGAGCATTAAAATTATATAATTCAAATTATTCAGTAGCAGCTGATAATTTGCAAAATACATTAATTTCAATTGGTAAGTATACAAATGAGAAAGCACAAAATAGTTATTTGACTTCTAATATTATAAAAAATATAGCATTTATAATTTTAGCTATTGTTTCATTTATTAGCTTAGGGGTTTGTATGTATATGTTGAAAATTTTAACAAGACTTCTTATTGAACCAATTGATGAACTGGAAAAAGCTGCGAATAGCTTACAAAATGGTGAATTAGATATTGTAATTGAGTATAAGTCATCAGACGAGTTTGGAAATTTAGCAGAAAGTTTCCGTACAACATGTGATTTTTTGAAAACAGTTATATTAGATTTAAATAATATATTAGAAGAACTAACTAAAGGAAATTTTAGAGTTGAAAGTTCATGTGAAGAAGTATATGTAGGTAAATTTGTTGAAATAAAAAATTCAATAATAAAAATCGTACAATCCTTTAATGAAACATTCTATGAAATAAAAGAAGCAACAGAACAAGTAAAAGGTGGAGCAGAACAAGTAGCAGCAACATCACAAACATTATCTCAAGGGTCAACAGAACAGGCAAGTGGAATAGAGGAATTAACAGCATCAATTAGTGAAATAAATGAAAAAGTTAAAAACTCAACAAACCATGCTAAAAACACTAATAAAATTGCAAGTAATTTGGCAATTCAAATTGAAGATAGCAATAAGCAAATGAATGAAATGATAATTGCAATGAATGAAATAGAAAATTCATCTAAAAATATTAAAAAAATTATAAATACAATAGACAGCATAGCAGAACAAACAAATCTTTTGGCACTTAATGCTGCTATAGAAGCAGCAAGAGCTGGAGAAGCTGGAAAAGGATTTTCAGTTGTAGCAGAAGAAGTTAGAAAGCTTGCAGAGGAAAGTTCAGAGGCAGTCAAAAATACTGCTGAGCTAATTGAAAATTCTATAGAATCAGTAGAAAAAGGTAAAATAATTGCAGATACTACGGCAATCTCACTAAAAGAAGTTGTTGAACATACTAAAGAAGCTGTAGAATTAGTTAATAATATAACCCAATTATCTGAAGAACAATCTATATCAATAGAGCAAATACATGGTGGAATAGATCAAATAGCAGATGTAGTTCAATCAAACTCTGCAATAGCAGAAGAAAGTGCAGCAGCTAGTGAAGAATTATCAGCTCAAGCAGAAACATTACAAGAAATGATTAGTAAATTTAAATTAAGATAA
- a CDS encoding N-acetylmuramoyl-L-alanine amidase family protein → MKRNMHAKTIALVLVAITGMQAGGIVPNFEGNNIKAYADTIVKEEKQSIETTKSKDAYKAMGIDVNTTTAGSITVTLPSKFTNSLDSLDSKDNTAYIAVKFTTPSGINASKIKDLSSSKEYVLSSNSNEVKDGCYIKYIPIATKNGSVWNPITETCKNDLYKYEWFNENGVAIKTSLNTTVQREKYATVSISGSEKVGKTLEAKAIAYKNGKITNVTNVDYEWQRCKKKDGSYDKITSGKDNEYKLRGSDEDKYIKVIAKFTIDGEIVTAEDIVGRVDEKKSSRSHSSSSKGSGSTADTDRINDKIEDSKADSVSYNVSNYPKVEKDVFECLKDNDDKTLVLEGDDYTWTFDGDDIKNVSSMDSKLDTTIETTSPNELEIKNILNGANVVNLYFSYDGKLPGKAKIEAKIGSKYNGKNMYVYYYNKSTKSLELVASNVKVKDDRVSFTITHCSDYVLSETPLLATSGFKEGWNTLNNGSWQYVLGGNKVTGWNFINSKWYYMDSFGIMQKGWVNPNGSWYYLNYNGDMATGWQNINGNWYYLRDDGKMLTGWIDDRGTWYYLDYSGAMLSNTTVNGYRLGSNGAWIR, encoded by the coding sequence ATGAAAAGAAATATGCATGCAAAAACTATAGCATTAGTTCTTGTAGCTATAACTGGAATGCAAGCAGGAGGAATTGTACCAAATTTTGAAGGCAACAATATTAAGGCTTATGCTGATACTATTGTAAAGGAAGAAAAGCAATCTATAGAAACAACTAAAAGTAAAGATGCTTATAAGGCAATGGGGATAGATGTAAATACAACAACAGCAGGAAGTATAACTGTTACTTTACCTAGCAAATTTACTAATTCATTAGATAGTTTAGATTCAAAAGATAATACAGCTTATATAGCAGTTAAATTTACTACTCCATCAGGAATAAATGCGTCAAAAATAAAAGATTTATCTTCAAGTAAAGAATATGTATTATCATCTAATTCAAATGAAGTAAAAGATGGATGCTACATTAAATATATACCTATAGCAACTAAGAATGGAAGCGTATGGAATCCAATAACAGAAACTTGTAAAAATGACTTATATAAATATGAATGGTTTAATGAAAATGGAGTTGCAATTAAAACATCATTAAACACAACAGTTCAAAGAGAAAAATATGCTACAGTATCAATTTCAGGTAGTGAAAAAGTTGGAAAGACATTAGAAGCTAAGGCCATAGCATATAAAAATGGAAAAATCACTAATGTAACAAATGTAGATTATGAATGGCAAAGATGTAAGAAAAAAGATGGGAGTTATGATAAGATAACCTCTGGAAAAGACAACGAGTATAAATTAAGAGGTAGTGATGAAGACAAATATATAAAAGTTATAGCTAAATTTACTATAGATGGAGAAATAGTAACAGCCGAAGATATAGTAGGAAGAGTTGATGAAAAAAAATCTTCAAGATCACACAGTTCATCAAGTAAAGGATCAGGAAGTACAGCTGATACTGATAGAATAAATGATAAAATTGAAGATTCAAAAGCTGATAGTGTATCTTACAATGTTTCTAATTATCCTAAGGTAGAAAAAGATGTTTTTGAATGTTTAAAGGATAACGATGATAAAACATTAGTGCTTGAAGGCGATGATTATACATGGACTTTTGATGGAGATGATATTAAGAATGTTTCATCAATGGATAGCAAATTAGATACAACTATTGAAACAACATCTCCTAATGAATTAGAAATAAAAAATATTTTAAATGGTGCAAATGTAGTTAATTTATATTTTAGTTATGATGGTAAATTACCTGGTAAGGCAAAAATTGAAGCTAAAATAGGATCAAAATATAATGGAAAGAATATGTACGTTTATTACTATAATAAAAGCACAAAATCATTAGAATTAGTTGCATCAAATGTTAAGGTAAAAGATGATAGAGTATCATTTACAATAACTCATTGTTCAGATTATGTATTAAGTGAAACACCACTTTTAGCTACATCAGGTTTTAAAGAAGGTTGGAACACACTTAATAATGGTAGTTGGCAATATGTTTTAGGTGGAAATAAAGTTACTGGATGGAACTTTATTAATAGTAAATGGTATTACATGGATTCTTTTGGAATTATGCAAAAAGGATGGGTTAATCCAAATGGTTCATGGTATTATCTAAATTATAATGGTGATATGGCAACAGGATGGCAAAATATAAATGGAAATTGGTATTACTTAAGAGATGATGGGAAAATGTTAACTGGATGGATAGATGATAGAGGTACATGGTATTA
- a CDS encoding CatB-related O-acetyltransferase produces MNNNIIDLENAKMLPVNNRRSNLEIGDFTYGIPNILTWNEGTKVIIGKFCSIAGEVDIFLGGNHRNDWITTYPFNVLCGSYNYIKGHPSTKGNVIIGNDVWIGRRTTILSGVNIGNGVSIGANSVIAKDIPNYAIVAGNPAKIIRYKFDTETINKLLEISWWDWELEDLRRIVPILQSGNVNALIDYYNKNIK; encoded by the coding sequence TTGAATAATAATATAATTGATTTAGAAAATGCAAAAATGTTACCTGTGAATAATAGACGTTCAAATCTTGAAATTGGAGATTTTACTTATGGAATTCCTAATATTCTTACATGGAATGAAGGTACAAAAGTAATAATAGGTAAATTTTGTTCTATTGCTGGAGAGGTTGATATCTTTTTAGGTGGAAATCATAGAAATGATTGGATAACTACTTATCCATTTAATGTATTATGTGGCAGTTATAATTATATTAAAGGTCATCCTAGTACCAAAGGCAATGTGATAATCGGAAATGATGTTTGGATAGGAAGGCGTACAACTATTTTATCAGGAGTTAATATTGGCAATGGTGTAAGTATAGGTGCAAATTCAGTTATTGCAAAGGATATTCCAAATTATGCTATAGTTGCAGGAAATCCAGCTAAAATTATACGATATAAATTTGATACAGAAACTATAAATAAACTATTAGAAATATCATGGTGGGATTGGGAATTGGAAGATTTAAGGAGAATAGTTCCAATTCTTCAAAGTGGAAATGTGAACGCATTAATTGATTACTATAATAAAAATATTAAATAA
- a CDS encoding 5'-nucleotidase, lipoprotein e(P4) family — MLKNKKKFLVSMALSLVLMSSSVPALATTIQDTNTNQEVSTESTYNLKDLNEQLVMGVAWMQSSAEYRALCYQAYNTGQMIVNQEASNFKQGDKPLAIITDCDEAVIDNNEFEAGLIGQNAEYTEETWGQWVNHADAKAMPGAKEFLNYAADKGVEIFYVTGRNEKTGLDATMKNLQKLGYPCVDQKHMRLKTTSSNKQPRMDEITKDYNVIIYMGDDAGDFPINSYGKEANDRNQLVDVNKNEFGTHFIILPNPVYGHWESSLSKDYFKLSPSEKDKVRKSYLKTWTPN; from the coding sequence ATGTTAAAAAATAAAAAGAAATTTTTAGTGTCTATGGCGTTAAGCCTTGTACTTATGTCATCATCTGTACCTGCATTAGCAACTACTATACAAGATACAAATACTAATCAAGAAGTAAGTACAGAATCAACTTACAATTTAAAAGATTTAAATGAACAATTAGTAATGGGTGTAGCTTGGATGCAATCCTCAGCTGAATATAGAGCTTTATGTTATCAAGCTTACAATACAGGACAAATGATTGTAAATCAAGAAGCTTCAAACTTTAAGCAAGGAGATAAACCTTTAGCTATAATTACAGATTGTGATGAAGCTGTTATTGATAATAATGAATTTGAAGCTGGACTTATAGGACAAAATGCTGAATATACTGAAGAGACTTGGGGACAATGGGTAAATCATGCTGATGCAAAAGCTATGCCTGGAGCAAAAGAATTTTTAAATTATGCTGCTGACAAAGGTGTTGAAATTTTCTATGTAACTGGAAGGAATGAAAAAACAGGACTAGATGCTACAATGAAAAATCTTCAAAAGTTAGGTTATCCTTGTGTAGATCAAAAGCATATGCGTTTAAAGACTACTAGTAGCAATAAGCAACCTAGAATGGATGAAATAACAAAAGATTATAATGTTATAATCTATATGGGTGATGATGCTGGAGATTTCCCTATTAATTCTTATGGTAAAGAGGCCAATGATAGAAATCAATTAGTTGATGTAAATAAAAATGAATTCGGAACTCATTTTATAATTTTACCAAATCCAGTATATGGACATTGGGAAAGTTCATTATCTAAAGATTACTTTAAATTAAGTCCTTCTGAAAAAGATAAAGTAAGAAAGTCTTATTTAAAAACTTGGACTCCTAACTAA